From Mycoplasmopsis gallinacea, the proteins below share one genomic window:
- a CDS encoding alpha/beta fold hydrolase: protein MNGSLEYLGIKVEFYYEKEEANKPILLFIHGFGDSMKTFLFPYKNIERKFRIAAINLPNENHSDISLKLEDYEQIVKAFYNEHFSNEPAVYIASHSLGSYCALMLNQKENVKKTFLFSPFNPFLLENRDVSVFRTWLEPQNLEQLRQSYIHFFYDKNNPLIVKTISLLKDRDWSKRTKVLGKMINEQILNENFLKNNVFNLFKTAKDIFIISGNKDEYTKKEGIINISNELKIPLILFENKGHAIFFEAKNECLNFINEHIK from the coding sequence ATGAACGGATCCTTAGAATATTTAGGTATAAAGGTGGAATTTTATTATGAAAAAGAAGAAGCAAATAAGCCAATTCTTCTTTTTATTCATGGTTTTGGAGATTCTATGAAAACCTTCCTTTTTCCTTATAAAAATATTGAGCGTAAATTCAGAATTGCAGCAATTAATTTACCAAATGAAAATCACTCTGATATATCTTTAAAATTAGAAGATTATGAGCAAATAGTGAAAGCATTTTACAATGAGCACTTTTCAAATGAACCGGCAGTATATATAGCTTCGCATTCTTTAGGTTCGTATTGCGCTCTTATGCTTAATCAAAAAGAAAATGTTAAAAAAACTTTTTTATTTAGCCCATTTAACCCTTTCCTACTTGAAAATAGAGATGTAAGTGTTTTTAGAACTTGATTAGAACCGCAAAATTTAGAGCAACTTAGACAGTCTTATATCCACTTTTTTTATGACAAAAACAATCCGTTAATTGTAAAAACAATTAGCCTATTAAAAGATAGAGATTGAAGTAAAAGAACAAAAGTCCTTGGAAAAATGATTAATGAGCAAATTTTAAATGAAAATTTCCTTAAAAACAATGTATTTAACTTATTTAAAACAGCAAAAGATATTTTTATTATTAGCGGAAACAAAGATGAGTATACAAAAAAAGAAGGTATTATCAATATTTCTAATGAATTAAAGATACCTTTAATCCTTTTTGAAAACAAAGGGCACGCTATCTTTTTTGAAGCTAAAAATGAGTGTTTAAACTTTATTAATGAACATATTAAGTAA